The genomic region CGAGCAATGCCTTGGCCTGCTCCGCCGAGGCTCGCGGCAAGTAATACCCAACCGCAAGAATTCGCTGGCCGATGCGTTGATAAAACACATGCTTACGCTCGACCTTGCCATCGGCCCAGTTCTGCCAACGGTACTCGGCCTGCTGGATGCCATTGCCTTCCGGCACTTTCAACGCGTCCTTGAAGGTTTTCTGCAAATCCGGGCCAAGCACTTCACTGACGTCACGACCGATCAACGCTGATGAAGGCCCGCCGCTGGCGAGCATCACGCCCTTGGTATCGACCACGAACACGTAACGATCCTTGTCGACGAACTCGCCCTGACGACTGAACGCGGCGAACGCCTTGTCGCCGTTGTCGTGGTAGTAGGCCAGGGCTTTTTCCAGCAAGGCGATGGCGGCCTGACTGTCATCCTTGGCGGTAGTGGCGGCGCTGGCCTGGCTGAAACCGGCCAGTAACATCACGCCGAGCCAGGCCACTTTATGCAAAAAACCCATAGCGCATCCCTCGTTCTTGTTGGTGTTTCAAGAGCGTAGACGGCTTGGGGTGATGTACGAGTATTCAGAATGATGCAGGGGATTACAGAACCCCCTGCACTGATCAACAAAGCTTATGGGCGGGAATTGATCTGCTGCTGCAAATTCTGAATCTGCGCCTGAAGGGTGTTGATGTTGCGGGTCATCTGCGCACGGAAGGCGTCGAACTCGGCGGTATTGCCGCCGCCCTGCGGTGTTGCCGGGCGGTTGTCCTGTTCGCTTTTGAGCACGACGATTTCCTGCTCAAGACGATCGATCGCCGCGCTCGGGTTGCCCTGTTTCTTCAGTGCCGCGATATCGGCGCCGAGGCTTTTGAGCTGGGCGTCAAAGGCCTTCAACTGCGTGTCGACCTTGCTGGTGTCGGCCGGTGTGCTTTTCACGGTCGCCAGCTCAGCGCTCAAGGCTTTGACC from Pseudomonas tensinigenes harbors:
- a CDS encoding cache domain-containing protein — protein: MGFLHKVAWLGVMLLAGFSQASAATTAKDDSQAAIALLEKALAYYHDNGDKAFAAFSRQGEFVDKDRYVFVVDTKGVMLASGGPSSALIGRDVSEVLGPDLQKTFKDALKVPEGNGIQQAEYRWQNWADGKVERKHVFYQRIGQRILAVGYYLPRASAEQAKALLEKAATDLGKDEKGTLTAINSLKGGYLQDDLYVFVVDLDTQRYVAHGTNLRLINTDFGKIKDPDGKPVGEPILALIGKQDEGEYEYRWKNPVTGKVEDKHAYLKKAGHFLVAVGYYSP